The Pseudodesulfovibrio hydrargyri genome segment TGGCGCACGGTCAGTTTCTTGAAGATGGAGCTTTCCTGGGGCAGATAGCTCACCCCCAGGCGGGCGCGCTCGTGCAGGGGCTTGTCCGTGAGCACGTGGCCACCCAGGGAGACCTCCCCGGTGTTGGGCTGGACGATGCCCACGAGCATGTAGAACGTGGTCGTCTTGCCCGCGCCGTTGGGGCCGAGCAGACCGACCACCTCGCGCGCGTCGAGCTTGATGTTGATGCCGTGCACGACCTCTTTCTGACCGTACCGCTTGGACAGGTTGGTTGCGCGCAGACCCTCGGCCATTTATTGCACCTTCAGGTTGCCGGGAGTCATGAAGACGGCCTTGACGCGCTGCTTGCCGCCGATGACCTCGGACCGGTCGTCCTTGATGTGAAAGTTGATGACCTCGCCGGTCAACGAGTTGGGGCCGTCCTGGAGCTTGGGATCCCGCTCCATCTTGAGCAGTTGCGGGCCCACCAGGTAGGTAAGCAGGCCGCAGGTCCCCTCGGTGGTCCCCTTCTTGGCACGCACGTTGCCGTCGGCCACGATGCGGTCCACGCTGTCGGCGGAGAATTTCTTGTCGGTGCTGGACGCGAGATAGGCCGAGAGCTTGTCGGCCCATAGGGTCAACTCGCCGTGGGTGGCGACCACGTGGCCCACAAAGGAAATGACCTTGCCGGTCTCGTCGTAGGTCATGCGGTCGGAGGTGATCTTCACCGGCAGGCGGCTCGGGTCCACGCCCACCGGGATGGGCGCGGGCGGCGTCGCGGCCACCGGGGCCTTGAGCTCGCCCTCGCCGGAATCCTTTGCCGGAGCAGGCGTCGGCGCGGGCTCTGATGCGGTGGCGGAAACGGACGCGGCCATCTCGGCCTCGATCACCTTGAGGTACTTGGCGTTGGCGTAGCCCACGGCCTTGGCCGGGTCGCGGTCCTTTTCGCCCAGCTCGAACACGGCCAGCCAGCCGTTTTGGGGAAAGTCGGTCCTTACCCGCTGCCCCTTGGCCAGGGTGACCACGTGCTCCGCTCCGGGCCGGGGCGCCTTGCGGACGTTGAGGTTGACCGTGGCCTCGCGCACCTCGCCCCAGTCCTGGGCCATGGCCCGGGCCGGAACCAGCAGCAGGGCCAGCATCAGCAGAATTCCCGTATGGCGAACCGTTTTCAGCAACGTCTTATTCCTTGTTTTCATTCAAAGGACTCCTTCCCAGCCCTTCGGGGGCCAGCAGCGCTTCCACGCCGCCGGCGGCCACCATCTGTCTCGTGACCAGGTCGATCTCCAGGGCCTTGGCCTGGACGGTCATGTCCGGGCGGCGCACGGTCACGCCGCCCTTGAGATACACCTTACCTATTGCGCCCACATAATCAAGGTGCTGGGCGTCCAAGGCCATGTCGCCGAACCGGCCGCTGACCCCGTCGTACAGGGTCAGGTTGTCATTGGCCTGGTCCACCTCGCCACGATCGGCCTGGACGTAGACTTCCTGGCGGTCGTCGCCGAAGTAGGCGGTCAGCTGGGGAAAATCCACGGCGATAATGCCGAGTTCCTGGTTGTACTTGGCGCTCTTGGCCAACAGCTTCCAGGTCATGCTGCCCTCCTTGCCCTGGACCAGTTCGATGTCCTCGGCCGAGACGTCGGCGTCGGCGAACATGTCCTTGCGGGAGACGGGCGCCTGCCCGACAGTGTCCGGGGTTTCCAGAATGGGGTCGGAAAAAAAGAGCTCGTTGACGCCCAGGCCGAGAAGCAGCCCCAGGGCGAAGATGACGAACAGGACCAGAGCAGGACGCCCTCTCATCTAGTCCACCCAGCGCTGCAGGGCCTGTTCCTTGAGCCCCCGGGCCTCGAGAATGAACGAAATGGCCTCGCGGACCGCGCCCTGCCCGCCCTTGCGGGAGGACATCCAGTCCGCGGCCTCGATCACCTCGGGCACCGCGTTGGGCACGCACAGGGCCAGGCCGGCCCGGGCCATCACGGCCAGGTCGATCCAGTCGTCGCCCATGTAGGCGGCCTCTTCCGGGGCGACGCCGACCTCCTCACACATCTGCTCGAAGAGCGGCAATTTGCGATGATGGCCCGCATAGTAGTGTTTGATGCCCAGTTCGGTGATGCGTCTCTCCACCGGCTTCTGGTCCAGGCCGGTGATGATCCCGACTTCCAGACCCACGGCCTGGGCCAGCTTGATGCCGAGGCCGTCCTGGACGCTGAACCGCTTCATCAGGATGCCCTCGTCGCCATAGTACAGGCCGCCGTCGGTGAGCACGCCGTCCACGTCGAGCACCAGCAGCTTGATGTTCCGCGCCAGGGCGGTCGCGTCAGCCACGATTGATCTCCCACAGGGCCAGCAGCCTCTTCAGCAGGGTTTCGACCTCGGCCAGGGGCAGGGAGTTGGGGCCGTCGCACAGCGCCTTGTCCGGGTCGGGATGGACTTCCATGAACACACCGTCCGCGCCCGCGGCCACGGCGGCCGAGGCCAGGACCGGCACGTATTCGCGCTGCCCGCCCGAAGCGCCGCCCAGCCCGCCGGGCAGCTGCACCGAGTGGGTGGCGTCCATGATCACCGGGACGCCGAAGGCCCGCATCTGCGGGATGGAGCGCATGTCCACCACCAGGTTGTTGTAGCCGTAGGTGGAGCCGCGCTCGGTCAGCCAGACCTGGTCGTTGCCCGCCGCGCGGAGCTTGTCGACCACGTTTTTCATGTCCCAGGGAGCCAGGAACTGCCCTTTCTTGACATTGACCACCCTGCCCGTTTCGGCGGCGGCCACCAGCAGGTCGGTCTGGCGGCAGAGGAAGGCCGGAATCTGCAGGACGTCGGCCACCTCGGCCACGGGCGCGGCCTGTTCCGGGTGGTGGATGTCCGTGACCACGGGCAGTCCCGTGGTCCGCTTCACCTCTGCCAGGATCGCGAGCCCCTCTTCCATGCCCGGCCCCCGAAAACTGGTCAGCGAGGTCCGGTTGGCCTTGTCGAACGAACTCTTGTAGACGAGGGGGATGTCCAGCTTGGCGGCCAGGCCGGCGAGCACGTCGGCGGTCCGAAGGGCAATCTCCCTGGTCTCAATGGCGCAGGGTCCGGCCAGAATGAACGGGCCGGACCGGCTGGCGGTATACAGGTCTGCCATAGGCTACTTCTTGGCCTTCTCGTCTTTGGATGCCCGGATGAATTCCCGGAACAGCGGATGCGGCTTCATGGGATTGGACTTGAATTCCGGGTGGAACTGGCAACCCAGGAACCAGGGGTGGCCGGGCAGTTCCACGATTTCCACCAGGGACTCGTCCGGGGCCGTGCCGGACAGGACCATGCCGTTCTGCTCGAACTGCTCGATGTATTTGTTGTTGTACTCGAAGCGATGGCGGTGCCGCTCGTCGATGTTCGCGGCCTTGTACGCCTCGAACGCCTTGGTGTCCTTCTTGAGCTTGCACGGGTAGGAACCCAGGCGCATGGTGCCGCCCTTCTCGGACTCCTCGCAGCGGGTCTCGGTCTTCTTGGTCCGGAAATCGAACCATTCCTTCATCAGGTAGATGATGTTGTGCGGGGTGGTCTTGTCGAATTCCTCGGAGTTGGCCCCTTCCAGGCCGATGACGTTACGGGCGAACTCGATGCAGGCGCACTGCATGCCCAGACAGATGCCGAAGAAGGGAACCTTGTTCTCGCGGGCGTACTTGATGGACAGGATCTTGCCCTCGATGCCGCGCGAGCCGAAGCCGCCGGGCACCAGGATGCCGTCCAGTCCCTTGAGCTTCTTCTCCACGTTGGCCGGGGTGACCTTCTCGGAGTTGACGTATTCCAACTCCACCTTGACCTCGTTGGCCACGCCGCCGTGGATCAGCGCCTCGTGCAGGCTCTTGTAGGCCTCGGTCAGGTCCACGTACTTGCCGACGATGCCGATCTTGACCGACCCCTTGGGGTTGTCCAGGTTGTAGACGAGGTTTTCCCAGGGTGCGAGCTCCGCGTTCTTGGCGGGCAGCTTCAGGAGGATGGCGATCTTCTGGTCCACGCCCTCGTTGTAGAATTCGAGCGGGACCTTGTAGATGTTGTCCACGTCCACGCCGGTGAACACGGCGTCCTGGTCCACGTCGCAGAACAGGGCGATCTTCTTCTTGAGATCCTCGGGCAGGCGTACTTCGGAGCGGGCGATGATGATGTCGGGCTGGATGCCCACGGAGCGCAGCTCCTTGACCGAGTGCTGGGTGGGCTTGGTCTTCAGCTCGCCGGCGGCCTTGATGTACGGGACCAGGGTCAGGTGAATGAACAGGACGTTCTCCTTGCCCAGGTCGTTCTTGAGCTGGCGGATGGCCTCCAGGAACGGCTGGCCCTCGATATCGCCCACGGTGCCGCCGATCTCGATCAGGGCCACATCCTCGCCGTTGGGCAGGTTGATGACCGCCTCCTTGATGGCGTCGGTGATGTGCGGAATGACCTGCACGGTGCCGCCCAGGTAGTCGCCGCGGCGTTCCTTCTGGATGACGGAGTTGTAGATGGAGCCGGAGGTGTAGTTGTTCTGCTGGCTCAGGGCCGCGCCCAGGTAGCGTTCGTAGTGGCCGAGGTCGAGGTCGGTCTCGGCGCCGTCGTCCGTGACGTAGACCTCACCGTGCTGGAACGGGTTCATGGTGCCGGGGTCGACGTTGATGTAGGGATCGAGCTTCTGAATGGTGGCTTTGAGGCCGCGGGCCTGGAGGAGTGCGCCGATGGATGCCGCGGCCAGCCCCTTGCCCAGGGAGGAAAGAACACCACCGGTAATAAATATGAACTTGGTTTTCATACGTCAGGAAGCCCCTTGATTATGCTTGAATTATAAGGATATATCATAACCAGTCTCATCCGCCGGTTATGTTGACTGTCGTGCGTCGGACACGTATGTTCCAGCCCAGCACGTCGCTGCTTCGCAAATTTTGCAGGGTAATGCGACAAAGTCAATATGAAGAGGAGATTTTCATGGCCCGCGTCAACGCACTCGTCATCACCGGATACGGCACCAACTGCGAAAAGGAGTCCGCCTACGCCCTGCAGGAGGCCGGGGCGGACAATGCCGATATCGTTTATTTTTCCGATCTCGCAGCGGGCCATGTCCGCATGGACGACTACAACTACCTGCTCTGCCCCGGCGGATTTCTCGACGGCGACGACCTGGGCGCGGCCCAGGCGGCCGCCCTGCGCTGGCGGTGGTCCAACGACGCGGACGGCAAGCCCGTCCTGGATCAGCTGAAAGGCTTTTTCAACAAGGGCGGCATCATCCTCGGCATCTGCAACGGCTTCCAGCTGTTGTGCAAGCTCGGCCTGCTCCCGGGCATCGGCGGGCGCTACTTCGAGCGCCAGGTTTCCCTGTCCTACAACGACTCCGGCCGGTTCGAGGACCGCTGGGTGCGGCTCAAGACCAACCCGGCCTCGCCCTGCGTGTTCACCAAGGGCATCGACTACCTGGACGTGCCCATCCGCCACGGCGAGGGCAAGATCATCCCCATGGACGACGCCACCTTCCAGGCCCTGCGGGACGAAAATCTCATCGCGGTCCAGTACGTCCACCCCGAGACACGCGAGGTGACCCTGGAATACCCGTACAATCCCAACGGGTCCCCGCTGGGCATCGCCGGGCTGACCGACCCCACCGGCCGCATCCTGGGCCTCATGCCCCACCCCGAGGCGTACAACCACAAGACCAACCATCCGTCCTGGACGCGCGGCACCGATCCGGACATCCCGCTGGGCCTGACCATGCTCGAAGCCGGGGTGCGCTACCTCAAGGAGCGGTAGCCCCGGACATGGCCGCCCCCTCCGCGCCCCAACCGCCCGCCGGGACCACCTGGCGCGATCTCATGGACGTGGCCTTCGGCGAGGCGTGCAAGGCCGCCCAGGCGGGCGAGGCCCCCATCGGCGCGGCCCTGTTCACGCCCACCGGCACCCTGCTCGCCTCGGCCCACAACCGGCCCATCGCCTCGCACGACCCCACGGGGCACGCCGAGATTCTCTGCCTGCGCGAGGCGGCCCGCGTCATGGGCAACTACCGGCTGCCGGACACGATCATGGCCGTGACCCTGGAGCCGTGCCTGATGTGCACGGGCGCGCTCATCCACGCCCGGGTGGCCGGGGTGGTCTTCGCGGCCAGGGACGAACGCGCCGGGGCCCTGGTCTCCAACCTGGAGGGCTGCTCCCTGCCGTTTACCAACCACCGGCTGTGGACCGTGGAGGGCGTCATGGGCACCGAGTGCTCCTCCCTGCTCAAACGGTTCTTCCTGGAAAGGAGAAAATAGGCCGCCCCTCTTTACAACGGGACAATCCGCCTTATTTTTCATATTCAGACCCATTCATCCATTCAGGAGAGACATATGATCATCGCACTGCCCACCCGCGAAGGCCTTATCGACGACCATTTCGGCCACTGCGACCACTACACCCTGGTGACCGTGGAGGATAACCGCATCGTTTTCAGCGAACGCATGGATTCCCCCCAGGGATGCGGCTGCAAGTCCGACATCGCCCCGGTCCTGGCCGGCCGCGGCGTCAAGGTCATGCTCGCCGGCAACATGGGCGAGGGCGCGCTGAACATCCTCAGGAAGGCGGGCATCGAAGTGGTCCGGGGCTGCTCCGGCCCCATCGAGGACGTCCTCGCCAAATGGCTGTCCGGCGAGCTTGAGGACAACCGGATCACCTGCGACCACCACGACTGCGACCACCACGACGAGCCGGTCCTGACCGAACTCAAGCCGCTCTAGGCCGCCCCGGCGAACACATCTGCAACGCAAAAGCCCCCGATCCCGTTCGGGGGCTTTTGTCTGCGCTCCATGTCCATCCGGCCCATTCCAAGCCGGACCGCCCCCTCCATCCGCGATCAACTCCAAAAGATGCTTGCCACTTGCCGCGAGTCTGTTTATATACCCACTTCACATTGGCGCTAGCCACCCAAGGAGAGGTAGCGAAGTCCGGCCGTAACGCGCTCGACTCGAAATCGAGTTGGCGGTGAGTAACCGTCACGTGGGTTCGAATCCCACCCTCTCCGCCAGGACTATGAAAAGCCCTTGAGCCCTAGGCTCAAGGGCTTTTTTGTGCATTGAGACTTTTACACGCTGATATTTCTGATATATATGAAGGGTAAATAACCCATAGGAAGAATTATGGGATTAGACAAAAATACGAATGCTGTTATCAGCGAGCCATTTGTCGAGCTAACCATCCAAGCGATGAAAGCTCGACGCAGCCTGCTTCTTTGTAGCCTGATCGTTTGCGCCAGAATATCTGGCATATCCATCGAAGGGCCAATAACCGTCATGCAAACAACCCTAACAGGGATTACCCCAGAAAAATTGGATTGGTTGCTCCTCGGCGGTATCCTTTATTTTTTTATCATGTTGATAGTGCATGGCTTTGAGTCGTTTCAGAAGTGGAAACTAAGATTGACAGGACCAACTCAGCAAGAATTCATTGAATCACTGGGGGATATTCTGGCTATCCCTAATGACCCACAGTATGGAGTTGCTTATAAGATCTTTAGACGACTCATAAATGATCTAGAGGAGCAAACAGCTCAGCCTGTTGAAGGGGCATATCCTCCAACAAAGCTTAAGACACTTCACCAAACCTTTGCCACATACAGTGACAAGTTGGAACTGCTCGAAAAAAAGTTTTGGCGACACCAACTTACATTGGTACTTCGCTTCGCAATTTTGGACTACTTTGGGCCACTCCTTTTTGCCTTGGCTACAGGAGGATATTTCCTCGTCCAAATAATACGAAGTTCAAGCTAGGTGAAGTCATTCCAGATTATAGCTCTTTTCCTTCACAATCTCCTTTAAAAGCATTCGGGCTAAAAACTCAGGAGGCATACTTCCCGTTTGGGTTGTTTTTTCTGCCCATCCATATCGAACGATGATGCAACCTTTCTCGGAAAACCACTTCCCCGCGTGGGTGTTACCATCAATATCGATTGAAACATCGAAACTGCGAGGTGGTTTTTTCCTTGACATATAGAAATTCATTTTTTTTAGATTGTAATAGACGTAAGCCCTCATCACAATCGCAATGTCCACCGACCCCCAAGGATGGAGAAACAAACATACTTCATACTCAATTCCTTTGCCAAACAAACACTAAGCTTCAGTATCGACCATAAATTCGTTGCGTTACACAATGCTTGAAAACAATAAAAATAGCTCCCCTATTTCCTCCCTCCTTTCCAGAAATCCAAGAGAGAACCAGCATAACATCTAGCCTCTTTTTTCTTCCATTGCAGGCAGTTCGCCCCGATTCTTTAACTCCGAACGCCCGACTGTCATTCCGAAAGAAGAATTTGCCCGGTTGAACTATAGTGTTATTCTGGTATAAGCTGTTTCGCTATAGGAAAAAATAAGGCAAAACAATACAGAGGTAGGTCGGATGGGCAAGGACTCCGGGACCGGGTACGTTATTTCCCGCCTGCGCAGGTTTGACGACAAGGCTGTTTACGTCGCCGCCTCGTCGCGGTCCAAGCCCGAACTTCCGGCCGAGACTAAAGAGAAGTGGCAACGGCTGGTCAATCACGTGGCCGTGGCCCTGCGCCAGCCGCACGCGCTCATCACCAGGCTGGATCAGGACACGCTGTACGTCTTCCTGCACAACGAGACCGAGGACGCGACCTTCATCAAGTATGATCGCTTTCCCCTGGGGCTCGGCGTGTATTGCGAAACCACCCTGAGCGGCGACACGGTGAATTTCGTGCCCGATTCGCTCAGCGACGAGGCCTGGAAGGACAATCCCAGCGTGGAGTTTTCGCTGATTTCCTACATCGGCGTGCCCATCCGCTGGCCCGACGGCGAACTGTTCGGCACCCTGTGCGCCCTGGGCGACAAGCCCATGCCCGAGGACCGGGCCCTGCTCGAGGACATCGCCCTCTTCAAGTCCATCGCCGAAACCGACCTGCAGCTGCAACTGGAAAAACAAGAGACGACCAGCCACAAACGGCAGTTCGACACGGCCATCAGCGAAGTGCACCACCGCGTGAAAAACCACCTGAACATCCTGTGCAGCCTGATCCAACTGGACATGGCCTGCGATCTTTCCAAAGAGGAATTCGTGGCCTATCAAAAAAAATTGACCAGTCAGATAAAGGGCGTGGCTGAACTGCACACCCTGTTGGCCTACGAAGGCCACGAGACGGTGGAGCTCTCGGCCTACATCCGCAGGATGATGGAAAACTGGATCAAGGCCGCCCCGAACCGCCAGGTCAGGCTCGATGCCTCGCTGGAGAAACTGGAAATCTCCGGCCGCCGGGTCGTGTATTTCGGCATGCTCCTGAACGAACTCGTGACCAACTCCTTCACCCACGCCTTTGGCCCGGACCACCCGGACCCGACCATCACCCTGGCGCTCGAGGACCTGGGAGAAACCTTCCGCTTCACCTACAGGGACAACGGACCGGGATTTCGGGCGTCCCTGGACTCCTGCCCCGCGCAGTCCCTCGGTATAACCATGCTCTTCGAGATAACCGTGGACCTGGGCGGCAGGGTGACACAGGAAGAAGGCCCGGGCGCCTCGTTCGTCTTTGTCCTGCCCAAGCTCTTGTAACGGACGTCCTGCCCGTCCGGACAACCGACCCAAAAGCGGGGTCCCATCCGGCTTCGGCGCTGTTTGCCGACACCGGCCATTCCACGGCCCATCGGGCAATCCTCCCCTTCAACACGCCAGGCATCGCACGGATTGCCCTCCGACATCTTGGTTGAGTTTTATGCATGTTATATCCATATTCCGCTCAACTCGTTGTTGGAACCCGCCAGCTCCAACAAGATGCCAACGCCCAACATTCGTACAATCAGGCAACAATCAGGCAGGATCAATCTACCTATTTTCGTCCAGACCCGTATACCTCCCATCAGGGCGAGCGCAGTCACGAAATGCAAAGATGCCGGCAATGCGTTGACAGGACCGCATGAAGCCGGGTACCGCCGGTTGCCCGATTGTACTCCGGCAGCCCCGGGACGGGACTCCCGGCGACCGGGCAATGAACCGCTCGTCCGGTAAGGAACGGATATTAGGAACAATGAACAACAGCAAAATCACGAACAACGACGCCAAAGTCGTCACCGGCGCGCTTTTCATGTCCATTCTCGGGGCATTGATGGCGTTCACGTCACTTTCGACGGACATCTATCTTCCGGCCCTGCCCGCCATGGCCAGGGAGCTGAACGGGGACGCCGAACTGACCATCACCGGTTTTCTGATCGGCTTCGCCTTTGCCCAGCTCATTTGGGGGCCGATCAGCGACAGCATCGGGCGCAAGGTGCCGCTCTTCATCGGCATGCT includes the following:
- a CDS encoding CTP synthase; its protein translation is MKTKFIFITGGVLSSLGKGLAAASIGALLQARGLKATIQKLDPYINVDPGTMNPFQHGEVYVTDDGAETDLDLGHYERYLGAALSQQNNYTSGSIYNSVIQKERRGDYLGGTVQVIPHITDAIKEAVINLPNGEDVALIEIGGTVGDIEGQPFLEAIRQLKNDLGKENVLFIHLTLVPYIKAAGELKTKPTQHSVKELRSVGIQPDIIIARSEVRLPEDLKKKIALFCDVDQDAVFTGVDVDNIYKVPLEFYNEGVDQKIAILLKLPAKNAELAPWENLVYNLDNPKGSVKIGIVGKYVDLTEAYKSLHEALIHGGVANEVKVELEYVNSEKVTPANVEKKLKGLDGILVPGGFGSRGIEGKILSIKYARENKVPFFGICLGMQCACIEFARNVIGLEGANSEEFDKTTPHNIIYLMKEWFDFRTKKTETRCEESEKGGTMRLGSYPCKLKKDTKAFEAYKAANIDERHRHRFEYNNKYIEQFEQNGMVLSGTAPDESLVEIVELPGHPWFLGCQFHPEFKSNPMKPHPLFREFIRASKDEKAKK
- a CDS encoding KdsC family phosphatase yields the protein MADATALARNIKLLVLDVDGVLTDGGLYYGDEGILMKRFSVQDGLGIKLAQAVGLEVGIITGLDQKPVERRITELGIKHYYAGHHRKLPLFEQMCEEVGVAPEEAAYMGDDWIDLAVMARAGLALCVPNAVPEVIEAADWMSSRKGGQGAVREAISFILEARGLKEQALQRWVD
- a CDS encoding LptA/OstA family protein, whose translation is MKTRNKTLLKTVRHTGILLMLALLLVPARAMAQDWGEVREATVNLNVRKAPRPGAEHVVTLAKGQRVRTDFPQNGWLAVFELGEKDRDPAKAVGYANAKYLKVIEAEMAASVSATASEPAPTPAPAKDSGEGELKAPVAATPPAPIPVGVDPSRLPVKITSDRMTYDETGKVISFVGHVVATHGELTLWADKLSAYLASSTDKKFSADSVDRIVADGNVRAKKGTTEGTCGLLTYLVGPQLLKMERDPKLQDGPNSLTGEVINFHIKDDRSEVIGGKQRVKAVFMTPGNLKVQ
- the lptC gene encoding LPS export ABC transporter periplasmic protein LptC translates to MRGRPALVLFVIFALGLLLGLGVNELFFSDPILETPDTVGQAPVSRKDMFADADVSAEDIELVQGKEGSMTWKLLAKSAKYNQELGIIAVDFPQLTAYFGDDRQEVYVQADRGEVDQANDNLTLYDGVSGRFGDMALDAQHLDYVGAIGKVYLKGGVTVRRPDMTVQAKALEIDLVTRQMVAAGGVEALLAPEGLGRSPLNENKE
- a CDS encoding NifB/NifX family molybdenum-iron cluster-binding protein translates to MIIALPTREGLIDDHFGHCDHYTLVTVEDNRIVFSERMDSPQGCGCKSDIAPVLAGRGVKVMLAGNMGEGALNILRKAGIEVVRGCSGPIEDVLAKWLSGELEDNRITCDHHDCDHHDEPVLTELKPL
- a CDS encoding nucleoside deaminase; translated protein: MAAPSAPQPPAGTTWRDLMDVAFGEACKAAQAGEAPIGAALFTPTGTLLASAHNRPIASHDPTGHAEILCLREAARVMGNYRLPDTIMAVTLEPCLMCTGALIHARVAGVVFAARDERAGALVSNLEGCSLPFTNHRLWTVEGVMGTECSSLLKRFFLERRK
- a CDS encoding phosphoribosylformylglycinamidine synthase subunit PurQ, which codes for MARVNALVITGYGTNCEKESAYALQEAGADNADIVYFSDLAAGHVRMDDYNYLLCPGGFLDGDDLGAAQAAALRWRWSNDADGKPVLDQLKGFFNKGGIILGICNGFQLLCKLGLLPGIGGRYFERQVSLSYNDSGRFEDRWVRLKTNPASPCVFTKGIDYLDVPIRHGEGKIIPMDDATFQALRDENLIAVQYVHPETREVTLEYPYNPNGSPLGIAGLTDPTGRILGLMPHPEAYNHKTNHPSWTRGTDPDIPLGLTMLEAGVRYLKER
- the kdsA gene encoding 3-deoxy-8-phosphooctulonate synthase is translated as MADLYTASRSGPFILAGPCAIETREIALRTADVLAGLAAKLDIPLVYKSSFDKANRTSLTSFRGPGMEEGLAILAEVKRTTGLPVVTDIHHPEQAAPVAEVADVLQIPAFLCRQTDLLVAAAETGRVVNVKKGQFLAPWDMKNVVDKLRAAGNDQVWLTERGSTYGYNNLVVDMRSIPQMRAFGVPVIMDATHSVQLPGGLGGASGGQREYVPVLASAAVAAGADGVFMEVHPDPDKALCDGPNSLPLAEVETLLKRLLALWEINRG
- a CDS encoding sensor histidine kinase; amino-acid sequence: MGKDSGTGYVISRLRRFDDKAVYVAASSRSKPELPAETKEKWQRLVNHVAVALRQPHALITRLDQDTLYVFLHNETEDATFIKYDRFPLGLGVYCETTLSGDTVNFVPDSLSDEAWKDNPSVEFSLISYIGVPIRWPDGELFGTLCALGDKPMPEDRALLEDIALFKSIAETDLQLQLEKQETTSHKRQFDTAISEVHHRVKNHLNILCSLIQLDMACDLSKEEFVAYQKKLTSQIKGVAELHTLLAYEGHETVELSAYIRRMMENWIKAAPNRQVRLDASLEKLEISGRRVVYFGMLLNELVTNSFTHAFGPDHPDPTITLALEDLGETFRFTYRDNGPGFRASLDSCPAQSLGITMLFEITVDLGGRVTQEEGPGASFVFVLPKLL